A portion of the Hoplias malabaricus isolate fHopMal1 chromosome 1, fHopMal1.hap1, whole genome shotgun sequence genome contains these proteins:
- the sst1.1 gene encoding somatostatin 1, tandem duplicate 1, protein MLSTRVQCALALLSVALALSCVSGAPSDAKLRQFLQRSLLGPSGKQDLARYTLAELLSELAQAENVALELEDEPREDPRVELERSVGPVLAPRERKAGCKNFFWKTFTSC, encoded by the exons ATGCTGTCCACTCGTGTCCAGTGCGCGCTCGCACTCCTCTCCGTCGCGCTCGCGCTCAGCTGCGTGTCCGGCGCGCCGTCCGACGCCAAACTGCGCCAGTTTCTCCAGAGGTCACTCCTCGGCCCGTCGGGAAAACAG GACCTTGCCAGATACACACTCGCAGAGCTGCTGTCAGAGCTTGCGCAGGCAGAGAACGTGGCTCTGGAGCTGGAGGACGAGCCCCGCGAGGACCCTCGCGTGGAGCTGGAGCGCTCAGTCGGTCCCGTGCTGGCGCCCCGCGAGCGCAAAGCCGGCTGCAAGAATTTCTTCTGGAAAACCTTCACCTCCTGCTAA